In Uranotaenia lowii strain MFRU-FL chromosome 2, ASM2978415v1, whole genome shotgun sequence, one genomic interval encodes:
- the LOC129743101 gene encoding uncharacterized protein LOC129743101, with the protein MISFIFLLATVSLASADVSELLFKPQPFDAQPHEIIEDTSNYENPSTLDQIYESVLVEQPAAVPFGALSDGVEIIDAVEVLPAIEHIPNTRIGSTQQHTEYQLTGSHPDYQGPYQYEKPQIPLEYGAPEAPKLKDQPIQNDYLPPLSGPRETQVKRNVRYFVRRRV; encoded by the exons ATGATTTCATTTATCTTCTTGCTTGCTACAGTTTCACTcg CTTCGGCGGATGTGAGTGAACTCCTCTTCAAACCACAACCTTTTGATGCCCAGCCCCATGAAATCATTGAGGACACCTCAAATTACGAGAATCCTTCAACTCTTGATCAAATCTACGAATCGGTTCTGGTGGAACAACCTGCTGCCGTTCCTTTCGGTGCCCTCAGCGATGGCGTAGAAATCATCGACGCAGTGGAAGTTCTTCCGGCCATTGAACATATCCCGAACACTCGAATCGGAAGCACCCAGCAGCATACAGAATACCAACTAACTGGCAGCCATCCGGACTATCAGGGTCCGTATCAGTACGAGAAACCGCAAATCCCCCTCGAGTATGGTGCTCCGGAAGCACCAAAACTGAAGGACCAACCCATCCAGAATGATTATCTGCCACCGCTTTCCGGACCTCGGGAAACTCAAGTGAAGCGAAATGTGCGCTATTTCGTGCGAAGACGTGTTTGA
- the LOC129746313 gene encoding uncharacterized protein LOC129746313 produces the protein MKSFALVVLAITLVAADVSEVISKDQDIILEPVQLDLLKDTQTGQLDATHADYQAPYQYEKPQVTVDYEAPLAIAAPVPVVRIDAQEPAVAVQNDYLPPFVNARDAVAKRHVRYFIRRRV, from the exons atgaaatcctTCGCTCTAGTTGTTCTGGCAATCACCTTGG TGGCCGCCGACGTCAGTGAGGTGATCTCGAAGGACCAAGACATCATTCTGGAACCGGTTCAGCTGGACCTGCTCAAGGATACCCAGACTGGACAGCTGGACGCAACCCACGCCGACTACCAGGCGCCCTATCAGTACGAGAAACCTCAGGTGACGGTAGATTACGAGGCTCCATTGGCAATTGCCGCTCCAGTTCCGGTAGTACGAATCGATGCCCAGGAACCAGCAGTTGCTGTGCAGAACGATTATCTTCCTCCGTTCGTCAATGCTAGGGATGCTGTTGCAAAGCGACATGTGCGGTACTTCATCCGGCGACGAGTTTAG